One Grus americana isolate bGruAme1 chromosome Z, bGruAme1.mat, whole genome shotgun sequence DNA window includes the following coding sequences:
- the CCNB1 gene encoding G2/mitotic-specific cyclin-B1 isoform X2, with product MALRLTRHARSSAGTAAKSRLIVTKRAVAAPKMALRPRTALGDIGNRVAEQKTRTAVKKAVTEGGCRREPAVKPASSTSLEKMATRRTVRPAAKEEVLPPVLEPKSEPQPEPSQSEPQSPSPMETSGCAQSEDMLCQAFSDVLLDVEDSSDPNLCSNYVKDIYKYLRDLEENQPVRPKYLAGREINGNMRAILVDWLVQVQVKFRLQQETLYMAVAIMDRFLQDNPVSKKMLQLVGVTSMFIASKYEEMEMKILQALEFGLGRPLPPHFLRRASKIAEVDFEQHNLAKYLMELSIVDYDMVHFPPSKTASAASCLALKLLNGSEWTPTLQHYMAYTETDLLPVMQHIAKNLILVNEGITMHMAIKKKYASRKNARISVIQQLDSSLIWNLAHPLIKKS from the exons ATGGCGCTCAGGCTTACCAGG CACGCTCGCTCGTCGGCCGGTACCGCGGCGAAGAGCCGCCTGATTGTCACCAAGCGCGCGGTGGCGGCCCCCAAGATGGCCCTGCGCCCCCGCACTGCCCTGGGTGACATCGGCAACCGCGTCGCTGAGCAGAAGACGCGGACTGCCGTGAAGAAGGCAGTGACggaggggggctgcaggcgGGAGCCGGCCGTCAAGCCCGCGTCCTCCACCTCCCTGGAGAAGATGGCTACTAGGAGGACGGTGAGGCCTGCCGCCAAAGAGGAGGTGCTGCCACCAGTCCTGGAACCCAAGTCGGAGCCCCAGCCAGAGCCATCCCAG TCGGAGCCTCAATCTCCAAGCCCCATGGAGACATCTGGATGTGCCCAATCAGAGGACATGCTGTGCCAGGCTTTTTCTGATGTCTTGCTTGATGTGGAAGACAGTAGCGATCCAAACCTCTGCAGCAACTACGTGAAGGACATCTACAAGTATCTGAGAGACCTTGAG GAGAATCAACCAGTCAGACCCAAATATCTGGCTGGCCGGGAAATCAATGGGAACATGCGTGCCATACTAGTAGACTGGCTTGTGCAAGTACAGGTAAAATTCAGACTCCAGCAAGAGACCTTGTACATGGCAGTTGCTATCATGGATCGCTTTCTGCAG GACAATCCTGTTTCCAAGAAGATGTTGCAGCTGGTTGGTGTCACATCTATGTTCATTGCCAGCAAATACGAAGAG ATGGAGATGAAGATCCTGCAAGCCCTGGAGTTTGGTCTGGGTCGCCCTCTCCCTCCGCACTTCCTAAGAAGAGCATCAAAGATTGCAGAG GTGGACTTTGAACAGCATAATCTGGCCAAGTACCTGATGGAGTTATCCATTGTGGACTATGATATGGTTCACTTCCCTCCATCCAAGACTGCATCAGCTGCTTCCTGTTTGGCTCTGAAACTCCTCAATGGAAGTGAGTGG ACACCAACTCTGCAACACTACATGGCTTATACTGAGACTGATCTTCTCCCAGTTATGCAGCACATAGCAAAGAACCTAATTCTTGTGAATGAGGGCATTACCATGCATATG GCAATCAAGAAGAAATATGCCAGCAGAAAAAATGCCAGGATAAGTGTCATTCAACAGCTAGATTCATCTCTTATATGGAATCTGGCCCACCCTCTGATTAAAAAGTCGTAA
- the CCNB1 gene encoding G2/mitotic-specific cyclin-B1 isoform X1, whose translation MALRLTRHARSSAGTAAKSRLIVTKRAVAAPKMALRPRTALGDIGNRVAEQKTRTAVKKAVTEGGCRREPAVKPASSTSLEKMATRRTVRPAAKEEVLPPVLEPKSEPQPEPSQSEPQSPSPMETSGCAQSEDMLCQAFSDVLLDVEDSSDPNLCSNYVKDIYKYLRDLEENQPVRPKYLAGREINGNMRAILVDWLVQVQVKFRLQQETLYMAVAIMDRFLQDNPVSKKMLQLVGVTSMFIASKYEEVFPPLIGDFVYVTDHTYTKFQICQMEMKILQALEFGLGRPLPPHFLRRASKIAEVDFEQHNLAKYLMELSIVDYDMVHFPPSKTASAASCLALKLLNGSEWTPTLQHYMAYTETDLLPVMQHIAKNLILVNEGITMHMAIKKKYASRKNARISVIQQLDSSLIWNLAHPLIKKS comes from the exons ATGGCGCTCAGGCTTACCAGG CACGCTCGCTCGTCGGCCGGTACCGCGGCGAAGAGCCGCCTGATTGTCACCAAGCGCGCGGTGGCGGCCCCCAAGATGGCCCTGCGCCCCCGCACTGCCCTGGGTGACATCGGCAACCGCGTCGCTGAGCAGAAGACGCGGACTGCCGTGAAGAAGGCAGTGACggaggggggctgcaggcgGGAGCCGGCCGTCAAGCCCGCGTCCTCCACCTCCCTGGAGAAGATGGCTACTAGGAGGACGGTGAGGCCTGCCGCCAAAGAGGAGGTGCTGCCACCAGTCCTGGAACCCAAGTCGGAGCCCCAGCCAGAGCCATCCCAG TCGGAGCCTCAATCTCCAAGCCCCATGGAGACATCTGGATGTGCCCAATCAGAGGACATGCTGTGCCAGGCTTTTTCTGATGTCTTGCTTGATGTGGAAGACAGTAGCGATCCAAACCTCTGCAGCAACTACGTGAAGGACATCTACAAGTATCTGAGAGACCTTGAG GAGAATCAACCAGTCAGACCCAAATATCTGGCTGGCCGGGAAATCAATGGGAACATGCGTGCCATACTAGTAGACTGGCTTGTGCAAGTACAGGTAAAATTCAGACTCCAGCAAGAGACCTTGTACATGGCAGTTGCTATCATGGATCGCTTTCTGCAG GACAATCCTGTTTCCAAGAAGATGTTGCAGCTGGTTGGTGTCACATCTATGTTCATTGCCAGCAAATACGAAGAGGTATTTCCCCCGCTCATTGGAGACTTTGTCTATGTAACTGATCACACTTACACAAAGTTCCAAATCTGCCAGATGGAGATGAAGATCCTGCAAGCCCTGGAGTTTGGTCTGGGTCGCCCTCTCCCTCCGCACTTCCTAAGAAGAGCATCAAAGATTGCAGAG GTGGACTTTGAACAGCATAATCTGGCCAAGTACCTGATGGAGTTATCCATTGTGGACTATGATATGGTTCACTTCCCTCCATCCAAGACTGCATCAGCTGCTTCCTGTTTGGCTCTGAAACTCCTCAATGGAAGTGAGTGG ACACCAACTCTGCAACACTACATGGCTTATACTGAGACTGATCTTCTCCCAGTTATGCAGCACATAGCAAAGAACCTAATTCTTGTGAATGAGGGCATTACCATGCATATG GCAATCAAGAAGAAATATGCCAGCAGAAAAAATGCCAGGATAAGTGTCATTCAACAGCTAGATTCATCTCTTATATGGAATCTGGCCCACCCTCTGATTAAAAAGTCGTAA
- the CENPH gene encoding centromere protein H, producing the protein MESLQRDLAAAAAEPEPEPEPNILMLLRLRDQMKQQLMECSTAVRASQEICHGHILEENFTMNNGQDLQRNVEEAKVSFQNKTLALQRIQLMVALRNKMKENDDDSRMITETMKRIVQLSMAVIEYQQQAREKEQKLLDIKRKRFSLKKAGEQKLLQIHTMMKKQKEEQASMKVTKMMEKIHNDFEREKQMTTIIQNVFQNIIIASRVNWAEDPSLREIVLQLEKNVNFI; encoded by the exons ATGGAGTCCCTGCAGCGGGATCTggccgcggcggcggctgaGCCCGAGCCCGAACCCGAGCCGAACATCCTGATGCTGCTCCG CCTGAGGGACCAGATGAAGCAGCAGCTCATGGAGTGCAGCACTGCAGTTCGTGCCA GTCAAGAAATTTGCCATGGTCACATCCTTGAAGAAAACTTTACCATGAA taatgGACAAgatttgcaaagaaatgtgGAGGAAGCAAAAGTCTCTTTCCAGAACAAGACATTAGCCTTGCAAAG GATCCAACTTATGGTTGcactgagaaacaaaatgaaggaaaatgacGATGACTCACG AATGATCACGGAAACTATGAAACGCATAGTACAGCTCAGCATGGCAGTGATTGAGTATCAGCAG caagcacgtgagaaagaacagaaattgcttgacattaaaaggaaaagattct CACTAAAAAAAGCTGGAGAACAGAAACTACTGCAAATTCATACCatgatgaaaaaacaaaaggaggaacAAGCATCTATGAAAGTGACCAAAATGATGGAGAAGATACATAATGActttgaaagagagaaacagatgaCTACAATAATTCAAAATGTATTCCAG aATATCATAATTGCAAGCAGAGTTAACTGGGCAGAAGATCCATCTTTAAGGGAAATTGTTctacagcttgaaaaaaatgtcaattttATTTGA
- the MRPS36 gene encoding alpha-ketoglutarate dehydrogenase component 4: MGSKMAAATRAVQVVKPHTPLIKFPDRKSSPRPKIQESLQANVPSLHASKAQGSAGGRSLAFQNISAVSRVQGTPDTSELARTLPQKYRRKLMSDEEIEYIQRGGPE, from the exons ATGGGCAGTAAGATGGCGGCCGCCACAAGGGCTGTTCAG GTAGTCAAGCCGCATACTCCATTAATTAAGTTCCCGGACAGAAAGAGTAGTCCAAGACCTAAAA TACAGGAATCTCTACAAGCAAATGTGCCATCTCTCCATGCTTCAAAAGCACAGGGGTCTGCAGGAGGCAGATCACtggcatttcaaaatatttctgctgttagTAGAGTACAAGGTACACCAGACACTTCCGAACTAGCAAGAACCTTACCtcagaaatacagaaggaaacTTATGTCAGATGAAGAGATTGAATATATTCAA cGTGGAGGTCCAGAATAA
- the CDK7 gene encoding cyclin-dependent kinase 7 isoform X1, translated as MDARARAKRYEKLDFLGEGQFATVYKAKDKNTNRIVAIKKIKLGHRSEAKDGINRTALREIKLLQELSHPNIIGLLDAFGHKSNISLVFDFMETDLEVIIKDTSIVLTQSHIKAYMLMTLQGLEYLHQHWILHRDLKPNNLLLDENGVLKLADFGLAKSFGSPNRVYTHQVVTRWYRAPELLFGARMYGVGVDMWAVGCILAELLLRVPFLPGDSDLDQLTRIFETLGTPTEEQWPGMTSLPDYVTFKSFPGMPLQHIFSAAGDDLLSLLQGLFTFNPCTRVTATQALKQNYFSNRPGPTPGNQLPRPNCPAEAVKEQQNALINLKRKRTEGIDQDTRITSGGMENKDC; from the exons ATGGACGCGCGAGCGCGCGCTAAGCGCTACGAGAAGCTTGACTTCTTGGGGGAGGGACAG tTTGCTACTGTCTATAAAGCAAAGGATAAGAACACCAACCGAATCGTGGCTATTAAAAAG attaaaCTGGGACATAGATCAGAAGCTAAAGATG gaaTCAACAGAACAGCCCTCAGAGAGATAAAATTGTTACAGGAGCTAAGCCATCCAAATATTATTGGT CTTCTAGATGCATTTGGACACAAGTCCAATATTAGTTTGGTGTTTGATTTTATGGAAACGGATCTTGag GTTATTATAAAGGATACTAGCATTGTGTTGACGCAATCTCACATCAAGGCATATATGCTGATGACACTTCAAGGATTAGAATATTTACATCAGCACTGGATTCTACACAGG GATCTTAAACCAAATAATTTGTTGTTAGATGAAAATGGCGTTTTAAAATTGGCTGACTTTGGCTTGGCAAAATCTTTTGGAAGCCCAAATAGAGTTTATACACATCAGGTAGTAACAAG gtgGTACCGAGCCCCAGAACTATTGTTTGGTGCTAGAATGTATGGTGTTGGTGTCGATATGTGGGCTGTTGGTTGTATTTTAGCTGAATTGCTCCTCCGG GTTCCTTTTTTGCCCGGAGACTCTGATCTTGACCAGCTGACAAGGATATTTGAAACACTGGGCACTCCAACAGAAGAACAGTGGCCT GGGATGACGAGTCTTCCAGATTATGTCACATTTAAGTCTTTCCCTGGAATGCCACTTCAACATATCTTCAGTGCAGCTGGTGATGATTTGCTCAGTCTTCTGCAAGGCTTATTCACATTTAATCCTTGCACTAGGGTTACGGCTACTCAG GCATTGAAACAGAACTATTTCAGTAACCGACCAGGACCCACTCCAGGAAATCAGCTGCCAAGACCCAACTGTCCTGCAGAAGCTGTGAAGGAGCAACAAAATGCACTTATAaatctaaaaaggaaaagaacagaaggaatAGATCAAG
- the CDK7 gene encoding cyclin-dependent kinase 7 isoform X2 has translation MDARARAKRYEKLDFLGEGQFATVYKAKDKNTNRIVAIKKIKLGHRSEAKDGINRTALREIKLLQELSHPNIIGLLDAFGHKSNISLVFDFMETDLEVIIKDTSIVLTQSHIKAYMLMTLQGLEYLHQHWILHRDLKPNNLLLDENGVLKLADFGLAKSFGSPNRVYTHQVVTRWYRAPELLFGARMYGVGVDMWAVGCILAELLLRVPFLPGDSDLDQLTRIFETLGTPTEEQWPGMTSLPDYVTFKSFPGMPLQHIFSAAGDDLLSLLQGLFTFNPCTRVTATQALKQNYFSNRPGPTPGNQLPRPNCPAEAVKEQQNALINLKRKRTEGIDQGLPKKLIF, from the exons ATGGACGCGCGAGCGCGCGCTAAGCGCTACGAGAAGCTTGACTTCTTGGGGGAGGGACAG tTTGCTACTGTCTATAAAGCAAAGGATAAGAACACCAACCGAATCGTGGCTATTAAAAAG attaaaCTGGGACATAGATCAGAAGCTAAAGATG gaaTCAACAGAACAGCCCTCAGAGAGATAAAATTGTTACAGGAGCTAAGCCATCCAAATATTATTGGT CTTCTAGATGCATTTGGACACAAGTCCAATATTAGTTTGGTGTTTGATTTTATGGAAACGGATCTTGag GTTATTATAAAGGATACTAGCATTGTGTTGACGCAATCTCACATCAAGGCATATATGCTGATGACACTTCAAGGATTAGAATATTTACATCAGCACTGGATTCTACACAGG GATCTTAAACCAAATAATTTGTTGTTAGATGAAAATGGCGTTTTAAAATTGGCTGACTTTGGCTTGGCAAAATCTTTTGGAAGCCCAAATAGAGTTTATACACATCAGGTAGTAACAAG gtgGTACCGAGCCCCAGAACTATTGTTTGGTGCTAGAATGTATGGTGTTGGTGTCGATATGTGGGCTGTTGGTTGTATTTTAGCTGAATTGCTCCTCCGG GTTCCTTTTTTGCCCGGAGACTCTGATCTTGACCAGCTGACAAGGATATTTGAAACACTGGGCACTCCAACAGAAGAACAGTGGCCT GGGATGACGAGTCTTCCAGATTATGTCACATTTAAGTCTTTCCCTGGAATGCCACTTCAACATATCTTCAGTGCAGCTGGTGATGATTTGCTCAGTCTTCTGCAAGGCTTATTCACATTTAATCCTTGCACTAGGGTTACGGCTACTCAG GCATTGAAACAGAACTATTTCAGTAACCGACCAGGACCCACTCCAGGAAATCAGCTGCCAAGACCCAACTGTCCTGCAGAAGCTGTGAAGGAGCAACAAAATGCACTTATAaatctaaaaaggaaaagaacagaaggaatAGATCAAG